The stretch of DNA GCGTCGGCCTGGGCGCTGACCGCGGCTTGATGACGGCGATCGCCTTCGCTTGCGGCGGCATTCATATTGCGGTTCCTGGCGGCGCCACCGTCGCCGAGATGGAATCGCAACTCCTCGATGCGTTTGCACAGATTGCGGCCAAGGTCCCGCCACCGCAATTGGTCTACGAGATCGAGACGAACTAGCGTGAGACGTGTCCTGCCGGATGGTCGGCGGCGGCTTCGGTCGTCGTCGACCATCCTCCCCAGGAGACCGGCTCCAGAGTGAAGAATTGCAACCTTTCTGTGTGTGTTGCCCGTTGCTGGCGAAGGCCGTCCTGTCCTGAGGACGGCCTTTGTCTTTCTTGACCCTGGGCGACGGTGAAAACGTTGCTTGCAGCGGCTAAACTAGGAGGACGCCCTCCAGTTCAAGTTTCTAACCTCAGGTTGATGATGCTCGTTCGTTTTCTCAGTTTGATTGCGGTTGGCTGCTGCGTTTCGCTCGTGGCGGCCGGTGAGTACAACCCGGTGAAAAGCGTTGGCGACAAAGCGCCGGCCTGGAATGATCTGCCAGGCGTCGATGGCAAAGAGCATTCGCTGACCGATCTCGCGGCGAAGGATGTGGTGGTCGTCGCGTTTACCTGCAACACCTGTCCTTATGCGGTTGACTACGAACAGCGCCTGAAGCAACTGGGCCAAAAGTACGCCGCCGCTGATAGCCGAGTCGCCGTGGTGGCGATCAATTGCAATCGCACGGAAGAGGACTCGCTTGATGCGATGAAGGACCGCGCGAAAGAGCGGAATTTTGCGTTCGCCTACCTTTCCGATCTCTCGCAAGAGAGCGGCAAGCAGTTTGGCGCGACGCGGACGCCCGAGTTCTTTGTGCTGAACAAGCGGCGTGAAATAGTTTATATGGGCGCCCTCGACGACTCGACCGACGTCGACAAAGCGAAAACCAACTACGTGCAACTGGCGATCGACGCCGCATTGAAAGGTGAGCTTCCCGAGAAGACCGAGACGATCCCGATCGGTTGCAACATCCGCTACAAACGATCGCGTCGCTAGTCGACGCGGGCCTGCCTGCTATCCTCCCTCTACCTTTGCACTTTGGAGCTTCTCTCATGCGGACTCTTGCTACGCTGCTTTGCTTGTTCACGTTCGCGGCCACAGGCCTGGCGGATGACGCCAAGCTAAAGGCGTTGATTGTCGACGGGCAAAACAATCATGGCGTCTGGCCAAAGACGACCCAGATGATGAAAGCGAATCTGATCGACACCGGGCTCTTCACCGTCGACGTCACCACGACCGAGCCGAAGTCGACCGCCGGGTTCGCGCCAGAGTTTAAGAACTACGACGTTGTGATCAGCAACTACAACGGACAACCGTGGCCGAAAGAGACGCAAGCGGCGTTCGTCGACTACGTGAAAAGCGGCGGCGGGTTCGTCGTCGTCCATGCGGCGAACAACGCCTTCGGCAACTGGCCCGAGTACAACCAGATGATTGGTCTGGGGGGCTGGGGCGGACGCAACGAGAAGTCAGGCCCCTACGTCTACTTTGACCACGAGGACAAACTGGTCCGCAATACCGACAAAGGGAGCGGCGGTCATCATGGCGCGCAGCATCCGTTTCAGATCGTTGTGCGCGACGCCGAACATCCGGTCACCAAGGGAATGCCGAAGGCCTGGATGCACACCAAGGATGAACTCTACGACTTGCTCCGCGGGCCGGGCGAAAACATGGACATCCTGGCGACCGCGTACGCCGATCCCGAGACCGGGGGGAGCGGCCGACATGAACCGATGCTGATGACGATCGAATACGGAAATGGCCGCGTCTTCCACACGCCGATGGGGCACGCCGACTA from Blastopirellula retiformator encodes:
- a CDS encoding thioredoxin family protein, producing the protein MLVRFLSLIAVGCCVSLVAAGEYNPVKSVGDKAPAWNDLPGVDGKEHSLTDLAAKDVVVVAFTCNTCPYAVDYEQRLKQLGQKYAAADSRVAVVAINCNRTEEDSLDAMKDRAKERNFAFAYLSDLSQESGKQFGATRTPEFFVLNKRREIVYMGALDDSTDVDKAKTNYVQLAIDAALKGELPEKTETIPIGCNIRYKRSRR
- a CDS encoding ThuA domain-containing protein codes for the protein MRTLATLLCLFTFAATGLADDAKLKALIVDGQNNHGVWPKTTQMMKANLIDTGLFTVDVTTTEPKSTAGFAPEFKNYDVVISNYNGQPWPKETQAAFVDYVKSGGGFVVVHAANNAFGNWPEYNQMIGLGGWGGRNEKSGPYVYFDHEDKLVRNTDKGSGGHHGAQHPFQIVVRDAEHPVTKGMPKAWMHTKDELYDLLRGPGENMDILATAYADPETGGSGRHEPMLMTIEYGNGRVFHTPMGHADYSMECAGFITTLCRGAEWAATGKVTQPIPSDFPTADKESKRTAK